One part of the Homo sapiens chromosome 19, GRCh38.p14 Primary Assembly genome encodes these proteins:
- the CXCL17 gene encoding C-X-C motif chemokine 17 precursor, with product MKVLISSLLLLLPLMLMSMVSSSLNPGVARGHRDRGQASRRWLQEGGQECECKDWFLRAPRRKFMTVSGLPKKQCPCDHFKGNVKKTRHQRHHRKPNKHSRACQQFLKQCQLRSFALPL from the exons ATGAAAGTTCTaatctcttccctcctcctgttGCTGCCACTAATGCTGATGTCCATGGTCTCTAGCAGCCTGAATCCAG GGGTCGCCAGAGGCCACAGGGACCGAGGCCAGGCTTCTAGGAGATGGCTCCAGGAAGGCGGCCAAGAATGTGAGTGCAAAG ATTGGTTCCTGAGAGCCCCGAGAAGAAAATTCATGACAGTGTCTGGGCTGCCAAAGAAGCAGTGCCCCTGTGATCATTTCAAGGGCAATGTGAAGAAAACAA GACACCAAAGGCACCACAGAAAGCCAAACAAGCATTCCAGAGCCTGCCAGCAATTTCTCAAACAATGTCAGCTAAGAAGCTTTGCTCTGCCTTTGTAG